Proteins encoded in a region of the Paenibacillus wynnii genome:
- the ligD gene encoding non-homologous end-joining DNA ligase: MPVSVKGSITIHGQTLSITNPDKLLWPERGITKRIYLEKLAALSPYLLRYCQKRLLTVIRYPHGVGGMSFYQKNAPDPLPPFVQTYTQDNITYIVLGGLPELLWLGNLAALEFHPSLHYIGSDLPCEWMIDLDPTLEVEPRIMEAASIVGRVLSSLGLISVPKTSGATGVQIIIPVKPGVTFLELRKIGHFVGRFVTEKHPGLFTLERLKKDRGDKIYFDYLQHFGGKTLAAPYTPRARPLATVSTPLTWAEVDQDVTPTDFHLLNIEERLSRLGDLIENVAPQPVEDIIKQLK; the protein is encoded by the coding sequence ATGCCAGTATCCGTCAAAGGCTCCATCACCATACACGGCCAAACTTTATCCATCACCAATCCAGATAAGCTACTCTGGCCCGAGCGCGGCATCACAAAACGAATCTATTTGGAAAAGCTTGCCGCTTTATCCCCGTATCTGCTCCGCTATTGCCAGAAACGGTTGCTGACGGTCATCCGCTATCCCCATGGTGTAGGGGGAATGTCTTTTTATCAAAAAAATGCGCCCGATCCCTTGCCTCCTTTCGTTCAAACCTATACTCAAGACAACATCACTTACATTGTGCTTGGAGGTTTGCCTGAACTGCTCTGGCTTGGCAATCTGGCCGCACTGGAATTCCACCCCTCCTTGCACTATATCGGCAGTGACCTACCCTGCGAATGGATGATTGATCTGGACCCTACTCTTGAGGTCGAACCCCGTATCATGGAAGCTGCATCTATTGTAGGTCGCGTGCTCAGTTCACTTGGATTAATCTCCGTACCGAAGACTTCCGGAGCCACCGGTGTTCAAATTATAATTCCCGTTAAACCGGGTGTCACCTTTTTGGAGCTTCGAAAAATCGGTCATTTTGTTGGACGTTTTGTCACCGAAAAACACCCGGGGCTATTCACGCTGGAACGTTTGAAGAAAGATCGCGGGGATAAGATTTATTTTGACTATCTTCAACATTTCGGGGGAAAAACTTTGGCTGCTCCCTATACCCCGCGCGCTCGTCCGCTGGCAACAGTATCTACACCTCTTACCTGGGCGGAGGTTGATCAGGATGTAACCCCTACTGACTTCCATCTGCTGAATATTGAAGAACGGCTGAGCCGCTTAGGGGATCTGATTGAGAATGTGGCTCCACAGCCTGTAGAGGATATTATCAAACAGCTAAAGTAA
- a CDS encoding YitT family protein, translated as MVTKKEYNKPRKSGAFKTAKLAQRIVMIIIGASMMSVALEIFLVPNQLIDGGITGISIMLSHIFNIPLGLLLTLLNLPFLIIGYKQIGKTFALSTLFAVVLMSIGTQLLHPVDPITVEPLLAAVFGGVILGVGVGLVVRYGGSLDGTEIVAILVSKKLPFSVGEVVMFFNLFILSGAGFVFGWNNAMFSLIAYYIAFKLIDITLEGLDQSKSVWIISDKFRDIGEALTERLGRGVTYLEGEGGFSGDNKKVIFVVITRLEEAKLKAIVEDWDTEAFVAIGNIHDVKGGRFKKKAIH; from the coding sequence ATGGTTACAAAAAAGGAGTACAATAAACCGCGAAAATCCGGGGCTTTTAAAACAGCTAAATTGGCTCAGAGGATCGTAATGATCATTATCGGAGCGTCTATGATGTCCGTTGCACTTGAGATTTTCCTCGTTCCCAATCAATTAATTGATGGTGGAATCACCGGTATTTCCATTATGCTTTCACATATTTTTAATATTCCCCTCGGTCTTTTACTAACCTTACTGAACCTTCCGTTTTTAATCATCGGTTATAAGCAAATTGGCAAGACATTCGCTTTATCCACTTTGTTTGCTGTTGTGCTCATGTCTATCGGTACTCAACTTCTGCACCCTGTGGATCCTATAACGGTTGAGCCGCTGCTCGCTGCTGTATTTGGGGGCGTGATTCTCGGAGTGGGTGTTGGACTTGTGGTGCGTTATGGAGGATCGCTGGATGGTACGGAAATTGTGGCTATTCTGGTCTCGAAGAAGCTTCCCTTCTCTGTAGGAGAGGTCGTTATGTTCTTTAACTTATTTATATTGTCAGGAGCAGGTTTTGTATTTGGCTGGAATAATGCCATGTTCTCACTTATTGCTTATTATATAGCTTTTAAATTGATTGATATAACGCTTGAAGGATTGGATCAATCGAAGTCAGTCTGGATTATCAGTGATAAATTCCGTGATATCGGAGAGGCACTGACCGAACGTTTAGGACGTGGAGTTACTTATCTTGAGGGTGAAGGCGGATTTTCGGGCGACAACAAGAAGGTCATCTTTGTAGTCATCACCCGTCTGGAAGAAGCGAAGCTTAAAGCTATCGTTGAGGATTGGGATACGGAGGCATTTGTTGCTATCGGTAATATCCATGATGTTAAGGGTGGGCGCTTTAAGAAAAAAGCCATCCATTAG
- the cls gene encoding cardiolipin synthase: MKIVAIIFCLFYIQMAVILLLEFRHPQRTVAWLFILLCCPPLGLLFYYYLGRDYRQIQQINKRKVPLLRELREHVKNRCLVVENPEDSGNPAFNNQMDLLQLLSHLPKGPITGKNQSRFLFEGHEAFDAMLEAMESAQEHIHLEFYTFNSDIIGERFQELLIRKARQGVKVRLLCDGTGSLKLSRKFIKQLKSGGVEFHFFLPPLLSFMERRLNYRNHRKILIVDGLIGFTGGMNVGDDYLLKATGIGSWRDTHLQLEGDCVYYLQFVFLKDWRLASGERLSHPRLFPVHPCQGTEAVKIVISGPDEDVDASEEICFASLCAAKRRIWITTPYFIPDSPIIRALKTARLRGVEVMIMIPGKPDVEFVYQATLSYVEDLQDAGVKFYKYRGGFIHAKIIIVDDLLVSVGGPNLDMRSLYTNFECSAVLLSPDSIAKITAKYQEDLEHSDLIDPELFKKRGRLVKLRENLSRLLSPML; encoded by the coding sequence ATGAAGATTGTCGCGATTATTTTCTGTCTTTTTTATATCCAAATGGCTGTTATTTTACTTCTGGAGTTCCGTCATCCGCAAAGAACCGTCGCCTGGTTGTTTATTTTGTTATGCTGTCCCCCACTGGGGCTGCTGTTCTATTACTATCTTGGTCGTGATTATAGGCAGATCCAACAAATAAATAAGCGGAAAGTCCCCTTGTTGCGAGAGTTAAGAGAACATGTAAAAAATAGATGTCTCGTGGTGGAAAATCCGGAGGATAGCGGAAATCCGGCTTTTAACAACCAGATGGATTTGCTTCAACTGCTCTCTCATTTGCCTAAAGGTCCAATTACAGGAAAAAACCAGAGTCGTTTTTTATTTGAGGGTCATGAAGCGTTTGATGCCATGCTTGAAGCCATGGAGTCGGCACAAGAGCACATACATTTGGAATTTTATACCTTTAATTCGGATATTATCGGTGAGCGGTTTCAGGAGCTTCTGATTCGAAAGGCACGGCAGGGTGTAAAGGTACGGCTTCTATGCGATGGTACTGGCAGTTTAAAGTTAAGCCGGAAGTTTATTAAGCAATTGAAGAGTGGGGGGGTGGAATTCCACTTCTTTCTCCCACCACTTTTGAGTTTCATGGAGCGCCGTTTAAATTACCGGAATCACCGCAAGATTCTAATCGTTGACGGTCTCATCGGCTTTACCGGGGGGATGAATGTGGGAGATGATTATTTATTAAAGGCTACCGGAATAGGGAGTTGGAGAGATACTCACCTACAGCTGGAGGGGGACTGCGTCTATTATTTGCAATTTGTATTCCTTAAGGATTGGAGACTTGCTTCCGGTGAGCGGCTTAGTCATCCACGCTTGTTTCCTGTTCACCCCTGCCAAGGTACAGAAGCCGTTAAAATCGTTATAAGCGGTCCTGATGAGGATGTGGATGCATCAGAGGAGATCTGTTTTGCCTCGCTGTGTGCAGCCAAGCGCCGTATCTGGATTACCACGCCCTATTTTATTCCCGATTCCCCCATTATTCGGGCTCTTAAAACTGCACGGCTCCGCGGGGTGGAAGTAATGATCATGATTCCCGGTAAACCTGATGTGGAATTTGTATATCAGGCTACACTGTCCTACGTTGAGGATTTACAGGATGCAGGTGTAAAGTTCTATAAATATCGAGGCGGGTTTATACATGCAAAAATCATCATTGTGGATGATCTTTTAGTGTCCGTAGGTGGCCCAAATCTGGATATGAGAAGTCTCTACACTAATTTTGAATGTTCTGCAGTATTACTGTCTCCAGATAGCATTGCTAAGATTACCGCTAAATACCAGGAAGATCTGGAGCATTCGGACTTGATAGACCCGGAACTTTTTAAAAAGCGCGGCCGTTTAGTTAAACTGAGAGAAAATCTGAGTAGATTGTTGTCCCCGATGTTATGA
- a CDS encoding peptidoglycan DD-metalloendopeptidase family protein — protein sequence MKSQPDHNQITLLVVRDAGRPVRQLRISKPLAFAIPAVAALSISSLVTSMHYHSSQSIAQLEAEAAALSLHNLRMEIQVADKEEALQQLQMEVTDLSEEADSIKDKLKSVSELEQQLQSLIQKQNSTDSDSKKNNNATTSSSSGVTNHAAKLSSSPQVGGEFIAVYNSEAVNLVQETKDDFAEIRSILEEMVNSIPVTISQAKKADTLQAKKITTSQSKLASAVMWPTLSKVITSSFGYRTDPFKGSSAFHSGIDIAGDIGDPVFSAQDGEVITVDQMGARGKYIVTKHSNGLETWYMHLNSMKVSPGDKVVKGQQIGGLGSTGRSTGPHLHFQVVKQNKPVNPLGYIQQDS from the coding sequence ATGAAGAGTCAGCCCGATCATAATCAGATTACGCTGCTCGTCGTCCGGGATGCCGGGCGCCCCGTCAGACAGCTTCGGATTTCGAAGCCCCTGGCCTTTGCCATTCCCGCCGTAGCTGCGCTCTCCATCTCCAGCTTGGTCACTTCCATGCACTATCATTCTTCCCAATCCATCGCCCAGCTGGAGGCAGAAGCTGCAGCTCTCTCACTTCATAATCTACGTATGGAAATACAGGTCGCTGACAAAGAGGAGGCGCTGCAGCAGCTGCAAATGGAGGTAACTGATCTCTCCGAAGAGGCAGACAGTATTAAAGACAAACTGAAAAGTGTGAGTGAGTTGGAACAGCAGCTGCAAAGTCTAATTCAGAAACAGAACAGTACAGACTCAGATTCTAAAAAGAACAACAACGCAACGACGAGCTCAAGCTCCGGGGTCACAAACCATGCAGCTAAGTTATCCTCCAGCCCTCAGGTTGGCGGTGAGTTCATCGCAGTATACAATAGCGAAGCTGTAAATCTGGTGCAGGAAACTAAAGATGACTTTGCCGAAATACGCAGTATCTTAGAAGAAATGGTTAACAGTATACCTGTTACTATCTCACAAGCGAAAAAGGCAGATACTCTGCAAGCGAAAAAAATAACCACTTCTCAATCCAAGTTGGCATCCGCCGTGATGTGGCCCACCCTTTCTAAAGTCATCACTTCGAGCTTCGGCTATCGAACTGATCCGTTCAAGGGATCCTCCGCCTTCCACTCCGGTATTGATATTGCCGGCGATATTGGCGACCCTGTATTTTCAGCTCAGGACGGGGAGGTTATAACGGTAGATCAAATGGGTGCACGTGGGAAATACATCGTTACCAAGCATAGTAATGGATTAGAAACCTGGTACATGCACCTCAACAGCATGAAAGTTTCTCCCGGTGATAAGGTGGTTAAAGGACAGCAGATTGGAGGGCTGGGCAGTACAGGCCGCAGTACAGGCCCTCATCTCCACTTTCAGGTCGTTAAACAGAACAAACCCGTTAACCCATTGGGTTATATACAGCAGGATTCATAG
- a CDS encoding bactofilin family protein, whose translation MWKQRQQRSPFKSTDTLIGHGGTLEGKVHCDTNLRVEGSFSGEIHCSGTVTVGEQGTVHASIVAEEIIIAGKVFGDITAERQILLLGNGQIYGNITSSALSIVEGGLLNGSVSMTEQPAQNKTGGLDIDTNRNKKNKRAPKQQGSREAG comes from the coding sequence ATGTGGAAACAGAGGCAGCAGCGTTCCCCTTTCAAATCGACGGACACACTGATCGGACATGGAGGAACTCTCGAGGGTAAGGTTCATTGTGATACGAACTTGCGGGTTGAAGGGTCTTTTAGCGGTGAAATTCATTGCAGTGGGACCGTTACTGTCGGGGAACAAGGAACTGTTCATGCAAGCATTGTCGCAGAGGAAATTATTATAGCTGGAAAAGTCTTCGGAGATATCACAGCAGAACGCCAAATCCTCTTGTTGGGCAATGGACAGATTTATGGAAACATCACCTCGAGTGCCCTTTCCATTGTGGAGGGCGGGCTGCTGAACGGCTCTGTGTCCATGACAGAACAACCCGCCCAGAACAAGACGGGCGGGTTAGATATTGATACCAACAGGAACAAGAAGAATAAACGTGCGCCTAAACAGCAGGGCTCTCGAGAAGCAGGTTAA
- a CDS encoding ABC transporter permease produces the protein MGEFAALIHNENIKIYSRVRTWIMLIILAVMSALFPVLIYYTSGNDSSIELWGSFQITISIAFFLNTIFTVVVASDSVAGEFTWGTIKLLLIRPWSRSKILLSKYISVVLFSLLSTGVLIAFGFASSAIFSSSTGEGMATAASWSPAEYTFLIILCQYIVLFLTAAIAFMVSTVFRASGLAIGLSLFIMFAKNIFISIFSPERYEWAKYLIFSHMDLQGYLVSKTGPGGVSFGFAVAVLAVYYVLFLLVSWLVFRKRDVST, from the coding sequence TTGGGTGAGTTCGCTGCTCTCATACATAATGAGAATATCAAAATTTATAGTCGTGTCCGCACATGGATTATGCTAATTATTCTAGCCGTCATGAGTGCATTGTTTCCGGTGTTGATCTATTACACAAGCGGAAACGACTCATCCATCGAGTTATGGGGAAGCTTTCAAATCACTATAAGTATCGCTTTCTTCCTGAATACGATATTTACCGTAGTTGTAGCATCCGACTCCGTTGCGGGCGAATTTACCTGGGGGACGATCAAGCTGCTGTTGATTCGCCCGTGGAGCCGCTCCAAGATATTATTGTCTAAATATATTTCAGTGGTGTTATTCAGTTTGCTAAGCACCGGGGTACTCATCGCCTTCGGTTTCGCATCTTCAGCTATATTCTCCTCTTCTACCGGTGAAGGAATGGCAACTGCTGCAAGCTGGAGTCCGGCCGAATATACTTTTTTGATTATCTTGTGTCAATACATTGTGCTGTTCCTGACCGCCGCAATTGCTTTTATGGTATCCACCGTATTTAGGGCTAGCGGTTTAGCTATCGGCTTATCGTTATTTATTATGTTTGCCAAGAATATTTTTATCTCGATCTTTAGTCCGGAGCGTTACGAGTGGGCAAAGTATTTAATATTCTCCCACATGGATTTACAGGGGTATCTAGTATCCAAGACAGGTCCGGGTGGAGTGTCCTTTGGGTTTGCAGTAGCCGTACTTGCCGTTTATTATGTTTTATTCCTGTTGGTTTCTTGGTTAGTCTTCCGTAAAAGGGATGTCTCCACCTAA
- a CDS encoding ABC transporter ATP-binding protein — MIKTTDELEPVARLQGVTKKIGSKTLVGDLTLDIPPGQIFGFLGPNGAGKTTTIRMMVGLISISRGDILICGRSIKHEFEEAIANIGAIVENPEMYKFLTGYQNLRQYARMVPGITKQRIDEVVELVGLGKRINDRVKTYSLGMRQRLGVAQALLHRPKLLILDEPTNGLDPQGIRELRDYLRRLCQEEGTTVFVSSHLLSEMELMCDRIAIIQNGRLVDVKQLKAVGNATIPMGETLFEVDNAEAAQELIGSGTLKSGGLVVEATREEIAEINARLVSGGIKVYSIKMLSRSLEDQFLEITGGEGIG; from the coding sequence ATGATTAAAACGACAGATGAGCTGGAGCCTGTAGCCCGCTTGCAGGGAGTCACCAAAAAAATAGGCTCTAAAACGCTGGTTGGGGACCTTACGTTGGACATTCCGCCTGGTCAAATATTTGGCTTTCTGGGTCCGAATGGGGCAGGTAAAACTACCACAATCCGTATGATGGTAGGTTTGATCTCAATTAGCCGCGGGGATATTCTGATTTGCGGCCGAAGTATTAAACATGAGTTCGAAGAGGCTATCGCAAACATCGGTGCTATTGTTGAGAATCCTGAAATGTATAAGTTCTTGACAGGGTATCAGAATCTACGCCAATATGCACGGATGGTGCCGGGTATCACGAAGCAGCGGATTGATGAGGTAGTAGAGCTTGTCGGGCTTGGGAAAAGAATCAACGATAGGGTTAAGACTTATTCGCTTGGAATGCGTCAGCGATTAGGTGTGGCGCAAGCGCTGCTGCACCGACCAAAGCTGCTTATTCTTGATGAACCGACGAATGGCCTCGATCCGCAGGGGATCCGTGAGCTTCGGGATTATTTGCGCCGTCTTTGCCAAGAGGAAGGGACCACGGTATTCGTCTCCAGTCATCTCCTGTCCGAGATGGAACTAATGTGTGACCGAATAGCTATTATCCAGAATGGCCGGCTGGTGGATGTGAAACAGCTTAAGGCAGTGGGCAATGCAACGATACCGATGGGTGAAACCTTATTCGAGGTTGATAATGCTGAAGCTGCGCAGGAACTGATTGGCAGTGGAACATTAAAAAGCGGAGGACTTGTAGTTGAGGCGACCCGTGAGGAAATAGCAGAAATAAATGCAAGGTTGGTATCGGGCGGAATTAAGGTCTACAGTATCAAGATGCTTTCCCGTTCGCTCGAGGATCAATTCTTGGAGATCACTGGAGGTGAAGGCATTGGGTGA